One part of the Granulicella arctica genome encodes these proteins:
- a CDS encoding RNA polymerase sigma factor, with protein MRRGSVAGASLLRIGVESLPAMAKAATQTGTRGGKLTQAQIDARAQQRIEDDDLIREAQAGERTAFDALVRRYDQSVLRLALHMLGNEQDAQDVHQEAFIKAYRHLANFRFECSFYTWLYRIVTNLCLDQLRRRKSRREDPATVLDANGGEMDLMANISDERAMANPARELERKVMAEQIGCALDKLTPRERTVFELKHYQGLKLRTIGEMLSTTEETAKNTLFRATRKLREQLKTARSS; from the coding sequence ATGCGTCGGGGGAGTGTCGCAGGGGCATCGCTGCTGCGTATCGGGGTAGAATCACTGCCAGCGATGGCAAAAGCAGCGACGCAAACCGGAACTCGTGGCGGCAAGCTGACACAGGCTCAGATCGATGCGCGGGCGCAGCAGCGGATCGAGGACGACGATCTGATCCGTGAGGCGCAGGCTGGCGAGCGGACGGCCTTCGACGCGCTGGTGCGACGGTATGACCAGTCGGTACTGCGGCTGGCGCTACACATGCTGGGCAACGAGCAAGATGCGCAGGATGTGCACCAGGAGGCCTTTATCAAGGCTTACCGGCACCTGGCGAACTTCCGGTTCGAGTGCTCGTTTTACACGTGGTTGTATCGGATCGTGACGAACCTTTGTCTCGACCAGTTGCGGCGGCGGAAGAGTCGGCGGGAGGATCCGGCGACGGTGCTGGATGCCAACGGCGGCGAGATGGACCTGATGGCCAACATCTCGGACGAGCGGGCGATGGCGAACCCGGCACGAGAGCTTGAGCGCAAGGTGATGGCTGAACAGATCGGCTGCGCGCTCGACAAGCTGACGCCGCGGGAGCGGACGGTGTTTGAGCTGAAGCACTACCAGGGATTGAAGCTGCGGACGATTGGTGAGATGTTGAGCACGACGGAGGAGACGGCAAAGAACACGCTCTTCCGGGCGACGCGCAAGCTGAGAGAGCAGTTGAAGACAGCACGTAGCAGTTAG
- a CDS encoding MarR family winged helix-turn-helix transcriptional regulator: MRIESFLKQSPIFQTSRIARTMDGSLNLLLREEGVTAFEALVLAALFFEKKGGVKPSALAEAFQTTRGNVSHCISSLEAKGLVQRQIDPEDARAFQLGLQPQGRRRAVRVVGILDRMQRGFEEEIGVPELEAMLDRMRAVEVLCSRMARAGQSSGR, translated from the coding sequence ATGCGTATTGAATCCTTCCTGAAGCAGAGCCCGATCTTTCAGACTAGCCGGATTGCCCGCACGATGGACGGCTCGCTGAACCTTCTTCTTCGGGAGGAGGGGGTGACGGCGTTTGAGGCGTTGGTTCTGGCGGCGCTTTTCTTTGAGAAGAAGGGCGGGGTTAAGCCTTCGGCGCTGGCGGAGGCGTTTCAGACGACGCGGGGTAATGTGAGCCATTGCATCTCGTCGCTGGAGGCGAAGGGGCTTGTGCAGCGACAGATCGATCCTGAGGATGCGCGGGCCTTTCAGCTTGGGTTGCAGCCACAGGGACGGCGGCGGGCGGTGCGGGTGGTGGGGATTCTGGATCGGATGCAGCGCGGTTTCGAGGAGGAGATCGGGGTTCCGGAGCTTGAGGCGATGCTGGATCGGATGAGGGCGGTGGAGGTGTTGTGCTCGCGCATGGCTCGGGCTGGGCAATCGTCTGGGCGATAG
- a CDS encoding ribonuclease HI family protein: MPPRLTTPSLFSASNLDAQQTTPKPTTHSSWIHAHCDGGARGNPGPSGYGALIQDNNGAVLAELSEFLGMRTNNYAEYSGLLGCLQYALDHNHPRLKVVSDSELMVKQIQGKYQVKSPDLKPLYEEAKRRIAKLDGFEISHALRHKNKDADRLANEAMDRGMKRPGSAAPIPTPIKATPYPTKAEAPPIPIAFANRPAPAAAAPPVPKADAMLRGFTRDGVVHILGGVTLPDGVFVKIIRE, encoded by the coding sequence ATGCCGCCGCGTCTCACCACCCCGAGCCTCTTTTCCGCCAGCAACCTCGACGCCCAGCAAACCACCCCCAAACCCACCACCCACTCCAGTTGGATCCACGCCCACTGCGACGGCGGAGCCCGCGGCAACCCCGGCCCCTCCGGCTACGGCGCCCTCATCCAGGACAACAACGGCGCCGTCCTCGCCGAGCTCTCCGAGTTCCTCGGCATGCGCACCAACAACTACGCCGAGTACTCCGGCCTCCTCGGCTGCCTCCAGTACGCCCTCGACCACAACCATCCCCGCCTCAAGGTCGTCTCCGACTCCGAGCTGATGGTCAAGCAGATCCAGGGCAAGTATCAGGTCAAAAGCCCCGACCTCAAGCCTCTTTACGAAGAGGCCAAACGCCGCATCGCCAAGCTCGACGGCTTCGAGATCTCCCACGCGCTCCGCCACAAAAACAAGGACGCCGACCGCCTCGCCAACGAGGCCATGGACCGAGGCATGAAGCGCCCCGGCAGCGCCGCTCCCATCCCCACTCCAATCAAAGCCACGCCCTACCCCACCAAGGCCGAAGCTCCGCCAATCCCCATCGCCTTCGCCAACCGACCCGCACCAGCCGCCGCAGCACCGCCCGTCCCCAAAGCCGACGCCATGCTCCGCGGCTTCACCCGCGACGGCGTCGTCCACATCCTCGGAGGCGTGACCCTCCCCGATGGCGTCTTCGTCAAGATCATCCGCGAGTAA
- a CDS encoding TonB-dependent receptor plug domain-containing protein: MKTRLAALSFVLLSITQAHAQQPQPTTTQDAITVTTTVEPLPLSENDRAVNLIDARDQPLLVNNLTDLLRLDPSVNLQARAGNGVQADLSMRGTTFEQSLVLLNGLHINDSQTGHFNLEIPVPLEAVSRIDVLHGSGSTFYGSDAIGGAVNLITQRPTTTDIIAKTGFGNYGSEEQHLRADLTTTHLAEQLSGSRDTSDGFIPDRGYHANALASETWLTTRPGTTDILLAASDRPYGADQFYGDFDSWERTKAWFASIQQQLGPRTAASFGYQRHTDLFVLLLDNPDFYRNNHITTSYEGALRRADTLGSNATLSYGLEEAGDTIDSSNLGHHARNQGAGYATLSLRALGRFSLSLGGREEVLSGNGSVFSPNLAAAFALTSTVRLRGSVGHGFRLPTYTDLYYADPATLGNPALKPESSWSYEAGLDWNPGGPLSLTATAFRLNQKDAIDYSKYSLAAPWQATNVQGLNLTGAETALRLRLSGTQQLQLSYTAVHAGPPPAGLISEYAYNYAAQSALAGWTGELFHQVSAHTQVAVIQKTTHTAYPLWDVSVARSHGHIRPYLRLLNLSNTGYQEIPGVPLQGRTLMAGTEINWSSSRH, from the coding sequence ATGAAAACTCGCCTCGCTGCTCTCAGCTTCGTTCTTCTCTCCATCACGCAGGCCCACGCTCAGCAGCCTCAACCCACCACCACGCAAGACGCAATCACCGTCACCACCACCGTCGAGCCCCTCCCGCTCTCCGAAAATGACCGAGCCGTCAACCTCATCGACGCCCGCGACCAGCCGCTCCTCGTCAACAACCTCACCGACCTTCTCCGCCTCGACCCCTCCGTCAACCTCCAGGCCCGCGCCGGCAACGGAGTCCAGGCCGACCTCTCCATGCGCGGCACCACCTTCGAGCAGTCCCTCGTCCTGCTCAACGGCCTGCACATCAATGACTCCCAGACCGGCCACTTCAACCTCGAAATCCCCGTCCCGCTCGAGGCCGTCTCGCGCATCGACGTCCTCCACGGCTCCGGCTCCACCTTCTACGGCTCAGACGCCATCGGCGGTGCCGTCAACCTCATCACCCAGCGCCCCACCACCACCGACATCATCGCCAAAACCGGCTTCGGCAACTACGGCTCCGAAGAACAACACCTCCGCGCCGACCTCACCACCACCCACCTCGCCGAACAGCTCTCCGGCAGCCGCGATACCTCCGACGGCTTCATCCCCGACCGCGGCTACCACGCCAACGCCCTCGCCTCCGAGACCTGGCTCACCACCCGCCCCGGCACCACCGACATCCTCCTCGCCGCCAGCGACCGCCCCTACGGCGCCGACCAGTTCTACGGCGACTTCGACTCCTGGGAGCGCACCAAAGCCTGGTTCGCCTCCATCCAGCAGCAGCTCGGCCCCCGCACCGCCGCCAGCTTCGGCTACCAGCGCCACACCGACCTCTTCGTCCTCCTCCTCGACAACCCCGACTTCTACCGCAACAACCACATCACCACCAGCTACGAAGGAGCCCTCCGCCGCGCCGACACCCTCGGCTCCAACGCCACCCTCTCCTACGGCCTCGAAGAAGCTGGCGACACCATCGACAGCAGCAACCTCGGCCACCACGCCCGCAACCAGGGCGCAGGCTACGCCACCCTCTCCCTGCGCGCCCTCGGCCGCTTCTCCCTATCCCTCGGAGGCCGCGAAGAGGTCCTCTCCGGCAACGGCTCTGTCTTCTCCCCCAATCTCGCCGCCGCCTTCGCCCTCACCAGCACCGTCCGGCTTCGCGGCTCCGTCGGACACGGCTTCCGCCTCCCCACCTACACCGACCTCTACTACGCCGACCCCGCCACCCTCGGCAACCCCGCCCTCAAACCCGAGTCCTCCTGGAGCTACGAGGCCGGTCTCGACTGGAACCCCGGCGGCCCTCTCAGCCTCACCGCCACAGCCTTCCGGCTCAACCAGAAGGACGCCATCGACTACTCAAAGTATTCGCTCGCTGCCCCATGGCAGGCCACCAACGTACAGGGCCTCAACCTCACCGGAGCCGAAACCGCTCTGCGCCTGCGCCTCAGCGGCACACAGCAGCTCCAGCTCAGCTACACCGCCGTCCACGCCGGACCACCGCCCGCCGGACTCATCTCCGAATACGCCTACAACTACGCCGCCCAAAGCGCCCTCGCCGGATGGACCGGTGAGCTCTTCCACCAGGTCAGCGCCCACACCCAGGTCGCTGTCATCCAGAAGACCACCCACACTGCCTACCCTCTCTGGGATGTATCGGTCGCTCGCAGCCACGGACACATTCGCCCCTACCTGCGCCTGCTCAACCTCAGCAACACCGGCTATCAGGAGATCCCCGGCGTCCCCCTGCAAGGCCGCACCCTCATGGCAGGAACCGAGATCAACTGGTCCTCCAGCCGTCACTGA
- a CDS encoding HEAT repeat domain-containing protein, translating to MKCEIAQQNVVMAVYGELPDELGGSLERHLEECEECSRELNAMRALDEYLALNPVVEPSPSLLAQSRMRLDDALDLIPPHGFLTRLRSNFYGWVGHMQSAPALMTLLVGTGFLAGNFTYRYQVAHAPAEAPGVVTMSNSTQGSIANVTGIVPTPNSEIVQVKYNRIVPETMEGSLDSKEIRQLLMVGMTQEANTDVRATSVKMLSNECRVGHACVEETDGKGVRNALLVSLRYDKDDAVRMNALHGLEPYVGQDRRVRDALLEALLHDKSASVRTAAISLLTPVQSDSSVRQVLRTVSTQDDNPYIRTASFQALQDTAGIQ from the coding sequence ATGAAGTGTGAGATAGCGCAACAAAATGTGGTGATGGCGGTGTATGGCGAGTTGCCGGATGAGCTGGGCGGATCGTTGGAGCGGCATCTTGAGGAGTGCGAGGAGTGCAGTCGGGAGCTGAACGCGATGCGGGCGCTCGATGAGTATCTGGCGCTGAATCCGGTGGTCGAGCCTTCGCCGAGCTTGTTGGCTCAGAGCCGGATGCGGTTGGACGATGCGTTGGACCTGATTCCTCCACATGGCTTCCTGACGCGGCTGCGCAGTAACTTCTATGGGTGGGTTGGGCACATGCAGAGCGCTCCGGCGCTGATGACGCTGCTGGTGGGGACGGGCTTTCTGGCGGGTAACTTTACCTATCGCTACCAGGTGGCGCATGCACCGGCCGAGGCTCCGGGTGTGGTGACGATGTCGAACTCCACGCAGGGATCGATTGCGAATGTGACGGGGATTGTGCCGACGCCGAACTCGGAGATCGTCCAGGTGAAGTACAACCGGATCGTTCCGGAGACGATGGAAGGCTCGCTGGACAGCAAGGAGATTCGCCAGCTCCTGATGGTGGGGATGACGCAGGAGGCGAACACGGATGTTCGCGCGACCTCGGTGAAGATGTTGTCGAACGAGTGCAGGGTGGGCCATGCATGTGTTGAGGAGACGGACGGCAAGGGAGTGCGGAATGCGCTGCTGGTCTCGTTGCGCTACGACAAGGATGACGCGGTGCGGATGAATGCGCTGCATGGGCTGGAGCCGTATGTCGGACAGGATCGCAGGGTGCGGGATGCGCTGCTGGAGGCGTTGCTGCACGACAAGAGCGCGAGTGTCCGGACGGCGGCGATCAGCCTGCTGACTCCGGTGCAGTCGGACTCGAGTGTGCGGCAGGTGCTGCGCACGGTCTCGACGCAGGATGATAATCCGTACATCCGGACGGCATCGTTTCAGGCGTTGCAGGATACGGCTGGAATCCAGTAG